Proteins from one Mycobacterium sp. SMC-2 genomic window:
- a CDS encoding aldehyde dehydrogenase family protein, producing the protein MPIEPTMTIGGKPATSDDWIDVRNPADLKTVVGRYPNGSAAHAASAVQAAADAFPAWRDTPPADRGALLMQAAAVAGERTNELAPILTAENGKTLMESFICFGMAAMTLSYYAPQPEYLETKVLDTDTKRLRVERQPLGVVAAIIPWNFPPGLACGKIGPALMAGNTVVVKVPEFAPLATLEVLGAVAAVFPPGVLNIVSGLGPEVGSALVKDPRVRKVAFVGSTETGRAVMADAASHLASVTLELGGNDAALILDDADLGEQAIGRIVNGAFADAGQICFAIKRLFVHESRYDELVEKLKAAVDQLVVGDGTRPEVTMGPLNNERQFKKVSALLKETKDAGLDVVQLGSYAEGTDPANGYFLLPHLVLNPPDEATIVSCEQMGPILPIMKFSDTDEAVRRANNTEYGLSSSVWSQDVDKAFAIGSRIEAGCTWVNSHNLASVDVDGPFGGFKQSGVGQEFGGEHGILQYTQYKTITDNCMM; encoded by the coding sequence GTGCCCATCGAGCCCACCATGACCATCGGTGGCAAACCCGCCACCAGCGACGACTGGATCGACGTCCGCAACCCCGCGGACCTCAAGACGGTCGTCGGCCGCTATCCGAACGGGTCGGCCGCGCACGCGGCCAGCGCGGTGCAGGCCGCCGCCGATGCCTTCCCGGCGTGGCGCGACACGCCGCCCGCTGATCGGGGCGCATTGCTGATGCAGGCCGCGGCAGTCGCCGGCGAACGCACCAATGAACTCGCGCCGATCCTGACCGCCGAAAACGGCAAGACGCTGATGGAGTCGTTCATCTGCTTCGGCATGGCGGCCATGACGCTGAGTTACTACGCGCCGCAACCGGAGTACCTGGAGACCAAGGTGCTCGACACAGACACCAAACGTCTACGGGTGGAACGGCAGCCGCTTGGCGTCGTCGCCGCCATCATCCCGTGGAACTTTCCGCCCGGATTGGCGTGCGGCAAGATCGGCCCGGCGCTGATGGCCGGCAACACCGTGGTCGTCAAGGTCCCCGAATTCGCACCGCTGGCCACCCTGGAAGTCCTCGGAGCGGTGGCGGCGGTGTTTCCGCCCGGTGTCCTCAACATCGTGTCGGGGTTGGGTCCGGAGGTGGGCTCGGCGCTGGTCAAAGATCCGCGCGTGCGCAAGGTCGCGTTCGTCGGCAGCACCGAGACCGGCCGGGCCGTGATGGCTGACGCCGCATCGCATCTCGCCAGCGTCACGCTGGAGCTGGGCGGTAACGACGCCGCGCTGATCCTCGACGATGCCGACCTCGGTGAGCAGGCCATCGGGCGCATCGTGAACGGCGCGTTCGCCGACGCCGGCCAGATCTGTTTTGCGATCAAACGGCTCTTCGTGCACGAGTCGCGCTACGACGAGCTCGTCGAAAAGCTGAAGGCCGCAGTCGATCAGCTCGTCGTGGGTGACGGGACCCGGCCCGAGGTGACCATGGGGCCGCTGAACAATGAGCGCCAGTTCAAGAAGGTCTCGGCGCTGCTCAAAGAGACCAAGGACGCCGGCCTCGATGTCGTGCAGCTCGGCTCCTATGCCGAGGGCACCGATCCGGCCAATGGCTACTTCCTCCTGCCGCACCTGGTTCTCAACCCGCCGGACGAGGCGACCATCGTCAGCTGCGAGCAGATGGGCCCCATCCTGCCGATCATGAAATTCTCCGACACCGACGAAGCCGTGCGCCGCGCCAACAACACCGAGTACGGGCTGTCCAGTTCCGTATGGTCACAAGACGTCGACAAAGCCTTCGCCATCGGCTCCCGCATCGAGGCCGGCTGCACGTGGGTGAACAGCCACAACCTCGCCAGCGTGGACGTCGACGGACCCTTCGGCGGTTTCAAGCAGAGCGGCGTCGGCCAGGAGTTCGGTGGCGAACACGGCATCTTGCAGTACACGCAGTACAAGACGATCACCGACAACTGCATGATGTGA
- a CDS encoding Rieske 2Fe-2S domain-containing protein, producing MTSAVIGFSAAGPFGRQWLPVASSADVQDSPAAARLLGRNLVLWRSPSAAVVAAPDLCTHSKGDLTKGEVNEGLLVCPKHGWTFGDEGRCVFKPSGLSINDKAHLKIHACTERYGLIWVSLNEPAAPLIDLAWDGDAVHRRIHSSVSVWNSNPIRIVETLLARANSPFDDVTADIPFVVQGTSKSDGAQHRRLVSCAPIDSRHSMVATVVWTTNDAHGDGAKVVDEATADLDDARSAAESGTVLTPSIDIALDEDTGSADWKRRLLAFVGQASD from the coding sequence ATGACCAGTGCGGTAATCGGATTCAGTGCTGCTGGACCGTTCGGCCGCCAGTGGTTGCCGGTGGCGAGTTCAGCAGACGTTCAGGACTCGCCAGCCGCCGCACGGTTGTTGGGACGCAACCTCGTGCTGTGGCGCAGTCCCAGTGCCGCGGTCGTAGCCGCTCCTGATCTGTGCACGCACAGCAAGGGCGACTTGACCAAGGGCGAAGTGAACGAGGGCCTCCTGGTGTGCCCGAAACACGGTTGGACATTCGGCGACGAAGGTCGTTGTGTGTTCAAACCGTCGGGACTCTCGATCAACGACAAAGCGCATCTCAAGATCCATGCGTGCACCGAGCGATACGGGCTGATCTGGGTGTCTCTGAACGAGCCTGCCGCACCGCTCATCGATCTGGCGTGGGACGGCGACGCTGTGCACCGCAGGATCCACAGCAGTGTGTCGGTGTGGAACTCCAATCCGATACGGATTGTCGAAACGCTTCTCGCACGGGCAAATTCGCCCTTCGATGACGTCACCGCTGATATTCCGTTCGTCGTTCAAGGCACTTCGAAGTCTGACGGCGCGCAGCATCGTCGACTCGTGTCGTGCGCACCCATTGATAGCCGCCACTCCATGGTCGCGACGGTGGTGTGGACCACCAACGACGCCCACGGTGACGGCGCCAAGGTCGTGGACGAGGCAACGGCCGATCTCGACGATGCGCGATCGGCCGCAGAAAGTGGAACGGTGTTGACACCGAGCATCGACATCGCCCTGGACGAGGACACGGGCTCCGCCGACTGGAAGCGGCGACTTCTTGCCTTCGTAGGCCAAGCTAGCGACTGA
- a CDS encoding long-chain fatty acid--CoA ligase: MINVAAILDHHAAVRPDKTALAWRGGHYTYAQFLERVNALAVALAERGIRESDHVALLMQNTPEFIETIYAVNRLGAAFLPINFRLAPAEWRYILDHGQAAAVVTEAQFESDLAGVIEGLTLSVRFTVDEPATPAFERYADVVAPYRGSFVAPVDVAPDALQRLMYTSGTTAHPKGVCITHSNFAWKTLGLLVQFGWNHNDVTVVGGPLYHVGALDMGGITTLHVGGTLVLQRKFDAAELLALIEEYRGTNCWLAPAMVNQVLQCAELTTRDLSSLKTILSGGEKMPEARLRQLLDALPDVWFADAYGLTETVSSDTFLDRDHMVTKLGSVGLPLPHQQVRIVDDAGEPVPAGTIGEIAVRGPKVFGGYWRDPKASADAIRDGWFHTGDVGRLDQDGYLYIEDRKKDMLISGGENIASPEVERALYEHPAVLEAAVIGYPDEKWGEVPKAFVVVRQGADATAEELIDFCHERLARFKVPRYVEFIDALPRTPSGKVLKRELRIANTRTGVSR, translated from the coding sequence GTGATCAACGTCGCCGCAATACTCGATCACCACGCCGCGGTGCGTCCGGACAAAACGGCCCTGGCATGGCGCGGCGGCCACTACACCTATGCGCAGTTTCTCGAACGCGTCAACGCCCTTGCCGTCGCCCTGGCCGAGCGCGGCATACGCGAATCCGACCATGTCGCACTGCTGATGCAGAACACCCCGGAATTCATCGAAACGATCTATGCCGTGAACCGGCTCGGCGCGGCGTTCTTGCCGATCAACTTCAGGCTGGCCCCGGCGGAGTGGCGCTACATCCTCGACCACGGTCAAGCTGCGGCGGTCGTCACCGAAGCGCAGTTCGAGTCGGACCTGGCCGGTGTGATCGAGGGACTAACGCTTTCCGTCCGATTCACCGTCGACGAGCCCGCGACGCCCGCATTCGAACGCTACGCCGACGTCGTGGCTCCGTATCGAGGCAGTTTCGTTGCCCCCGTCGATGTTGCACCGGACGCGCTGCAACGACTGATGTACACGTCGGGAACGACCGCCCATCCGAAAGGCGTATGCATCACGCACTCGAACTTCGCGTGGAAAACACTCGGCCTGCTGGTGCAGTTCGGCTGGAATCACAATGACGTCACGGTCGTGGGCGGACCCCTCTACCACGTCGGTGCACTCGACATGGGCGGCATCACCACTCTGCATGTCGGCGGCACCCTGGTGCTGCAACGCAAATTCGACGCGGCCGAGCTGCTCGCGCTCATCGAGGAGTACCGCGGCACCAACTGCTGGCTGGCGCCGGCGATGGTCAATCAAGTGCTGCAGTGCGCGGAGTTGACGACACGCGACTTGTCAAGTCTGAAAACAATTCTCAGCGGCGGCGAGAAGATGCCAGAAGCCCGGCTACGCCAGCTGCTGGACGCATTGCCGGATGTGTGGTTCGCCGACGCGTACGGCCTGACCGAAACCGTCTCCAGCGACACGTTCCTCGATCGCGACCACATGGTCACCAAACTCGGCTCGGTGGGGTTGCCGCTGCCTCACCAGCAAGTCCGAATCGTCGACGACGCAGGCGAACCCGTCCCGGCAGGGACGATAGGCGAGATTGCGGTCCGCGGGCCCAAGGTGTTCGGCGGCTACTGGCGCGACCCGAAAGCCTCGGCCGACGCGATCCGCGACGGATGGTTTCACACCGGAGACGTGGGCCGACTCGACCAGGATGGGTATTTGTACATCGAGGATCGCAAGAAGGACATGTTGATCTCCGGTGGGGAGAACATCGCCTCACCGGAGGTGGAACGCGCGCTCTACGAACACCCCGCGGTGCTCGAAGCCGCCGTGATCGGGTATCCCGACGAGAAATGGGGGGAGGTCCCCAAGGCATTCGTCGTCGTGCGACAAGGCGCGGACGCGACGGCCGAGGAGCTGATCGACTTCTGCCATGAACGCCTTGCCCGGTTCAAGGTCCCCCGCTACGTCGAGTTCATCGATGCTCTCCCCCGCACACCGTCGGGCAAGGTACTCAAACGCGAACTGCGCATTGCTAATACAAGAACGGGCGTGAGCCGATGA
- a CDS encoding SDR family oxidoreductase: MSAPAPPLGGKVIWVTGAGKGLGRAIVNFRTELSHGLRESRWGGGILRRIPMARTGRPSELAGAVSFLLSDASTYVPGATFAVDGGWQAW, translated from the coding sequence ATGAGCGCACCGGCACCCCCGCTGGGCGGCAAGGTCATCTGGGTCACCGGAGCAGGCAAAGGACTCGGCCGAGCCATCGTGAACTTCCGTACCGAGCTCAGTCATGGGCTTCGCGAAAGCCGTTGGGGTGGGGGCATACTCCGCCGGATCCCGATGGCGCGCACCGGCCGGCCCAGCGAGTTGGCAGGCGCCGTCAGCTTCCTGCTCAGCGACGCGTCGACCTACGTCCCCGGTGCAACTTTCGCGGTCGACGGGGGGTGGCAAGCATGGTGA
- a CDS encoding enoyl-CoA hydratase/isomerase family protein, giving the protein MVSGSLGEPPVRLTQENAVAIIELAHPPMNPLDTAMRDALIAAIRAVADDPDVRACVVHGGTENFAAGADIKALAEMGYEEIVGWNERLNVAFTALARLPLPVIAAINGYALGGGLELALAADFRIGSNTCKVGLPEVTLGIVPGSGGTQRLPQIVGRSTAKLLMMTGRHIAADEALHLGILDEIVEPARTLPRAYELADTLAAAPRHAVRAIKECVDAAVPISEAGLALERSALAGMFATGDRDTAMARFLNRRKRT; this is encoded by the coding sequence ATGGTGAGCGGAAGTCTCGGCGAACCGCCGGTGCGGCTCACACAGGAAAATGCGGTAGCGATTATCGAACTCGCCCATCCCCCGATGAATCCGCTCGATACCGCGATGCGGGACGCGCTCATAGCGGCGATCCGGGCGGTCGCGGACGATCCTGACGTCCGGGCGTGCGTAGTTCACGGCGGCACCGAGAACTTCGCAGCCGGTGCCGACATCAAAGCCCTCGCAGAAATGGGGTACGAGGAGATCGTCGGCTGGAACGAACGCCTCAATGTCGCGTTCACCGCCCTGGCCAGGTTGCCGTTGCCGGTGATCGCGGCGATCAATGGTTACGCGCTCGGCGGCGGCCTCGAGCTCGCACTTGCCGCCGATTTCCGCATCGGCTCCAACACGTGCAAGGTGGGGCTCCCCGAAGTCACGCTGGGCATTGTCCCCGGTTCCGGAGGCACGCAGCGACTGCCACAGATCGTCGGTCGCAGTACCGCGAAACTCCTGATGATGACGGGGCGGCATATCGCCGCCGACGAGGCGTTGCACCTGGGCATCCTCGACGAAATCGTCGAGCCGGCCCGCACTCTGCCACGTGCGTACGAACTGGCCGACACGCTGGCGGCGGCGCCGCGCCATGCCGTCCGGGCGATCAAGGAATGCGTCGACGCCGCTGTGCCGATCAGCGAAGCCGGGCTGGCCTTGGAACGGTCCGCGCTGGCAGGCATGTTCGCCACCGGCGACCGAGACACCGCGATGGCGCGCTTCTTGAACCGGCGAAAGAGGACGTAA
- a CDS encoding TetR/AcrR family transcriptional regulator codes for MPRPPGHGPDFELRRQAIIDQAAVLFATKGYAATSISDICRQVNLGKGALYHYIGSKENLLIEIQNRVLAPLLRETERINATDVSAMVRLRVLSQYLLTVIFERLDHIWVYEHDYRHLSKPNRARVLAQRHEFENFVRSMLEEAMDAGELTRADPKLAMLQFLNLHNHTFQWARPNLPWSPSDLSVVYYRTLMLGFGAETAMVRQAESTAGRIMAGRTPQLVANQPVKLVDPVRI; via the coding sequence ATGCCACGCCCTCCCGGCCACGGCCCAGACTTCGAGCTCAGACGCCAAGCCATCATCGACCAGGCGGCGGTGCTGTTCGCAACGAAAGGGTATGCGGCAACCAGCATCTCGGACATCTGCCGGCAGGTCAATCTGGGCAAGGGAGCGCTGTACCACTACATCGGCTCGAAAGAGAACCTGCTGATCGAGATCCAGAACCGCGTCTTGGCCCCCCTCTTGCGGGAAACCGAACGGATCAACGCGACCGATGTCTCCGCGATGGTGCGCCTGCGAGTCCTGTCTCAATATCTGCTGACCGTCATCTTCGAGCGGCTCGACCATATTTGGGTCTATGAACACGACTATCGACACCTCTCCAAGCCGAATCGTGCGCGTGTTCTGGCGCAGCGCCACGAGTTCGAAAATTTTGTCCGATCGATGCTCGAGGAGGCCATGGATGCCGGCGAACTCACCCGTGCAGACCCCAAGCTCGCCATGCTGCAGTTCCTCAATCTGCACAACCACACCTTTCAATGGGCGCGGCCGAACCTGCCGTGGTCACCCTCGGATTTGTCTGTTGTCTACTACCGCACGCTCATGCTCGGCTTCGGCGCCGAGACCGCAATGGTCCGGCAAGCGGAATCGACCGCGGGTCGGATCATGGCCGGCCGCACACCACAGCTGGTCGCCAATCAACCCGTCAAGCTCGTTGACCCTGTGAGGATCTGA
- a CDS encoding 2,3-butanediol dehydrogenase: MQALRWHANNDLRLEEVPTPQPGPHDVLIEVAACGICGTDLHEFRHGPNMIRSTPHPLSGVAPPLTLGHEFSGRVTGVGDDVSGLDPGQLVTVDPCLRCGSCPSCLRGDYHLCTKGGSVGLASDGAFASHVLVPRVNVLPVPDGVPAEWAAVAEPLAVGLHAAARAGIGPGDVVLVTGAGPIGIASLLGAISRGAAAVYVSEPVPGRAELARRFGATEAFDPTTTDVRREVFLRSGKVGPDAAIEATGRPDAFELAITSVRRGGRVSIVGISDAQLSVDLRQVVLFERSVLGALGYHHDIERVLRLMASGRLDPVPFITDVRPLDAAVDTFLQLATSPVDQLKILLTPNG; encoded by the coding sequence ATGCAAGCACTGCGGTGGCACGCCAACAACGACCTGCGGCTCGAAGAGGTGCCGACACCACAACCGGGGCCTCACGACGTTCTCATCGAGGTTGCGGCATGCGGAATCTGCGGAACCGATCTCCACGAATTCCGCCACGGCCCCAACATGATTCGCTCGACTCCTCATCCGCTGAGTGGCGTAGCCCCACCACTCACCCTCGGCCACGAATTCAGCGGCCGCGTCACCGGCGTCGGCGACGACGTCAGTGGTCTTGACCCCGGCCAACTGGTAACCGTTGACCCGTGCTTGCGATGCGGTTCGTGTCCGTCTTGCCTTCGCGGCGACTATCACCTCTGCACCAAGGGCGGCTCGGTTGGGCTGGCATCCGATGGCGCGTTCGCCTCCCACGTCCTTGTCCCGCGGGTGAATGTCCTGCCCGTCCCAGACGGGGTGCCGGCAGAATGGGCCGCGGTCGCGGAGCCCCTTGCGGTCGGATTGCACGCAGCTGCACGAGCGGGAATCGGACCGGGTGACGTGGTCCTCGTTACTGGTGCGGGTCCGATCGGTATCGCATCGCTGCTAGGCGCGATCAGTCGCGGTGCCGCGGCCGTGTACGTCAGCGAACCGGTACCCGGCCGGGCGGAACTCGCCCGGCGATTCGGAGCCACCGAAGCATTCGACCCGACAACGACCGACGTCCGGCGGGAAGTATTCCTTCGTTCGGGCAAGGTCGGTCCGGATGCCGCGATAGAAGCGACCGGGCGGCCCGACGCCTTCGAGCTCGCCATCACCTCGGTCCGACGCGGTGGGCGCGTCAGCATCGTCGGCATCTCTGACGCCCAGCTCAGCGTCGACCTTCGACAGGTCGTCCTCTTCGAACGCAGCGTGCTGGGCGCCTTGGGATATCACCACGACATCGAACGAGTGCTCAGGCTCATGGCTTCGGGTCGCCTCGACCCGGTGCCGTTCATCACCGACGTGCGCCCGCTCGACGCTGCAGTCGACACGTTCCTGCAACTGGCCACCTCGCCGGTCGACCAACTCAAAATTCTCCTTACCCCGAACGGTTGA
- a CDS encoding acyl-CoA dehydrogenase family protein yields the protein MDFSFDAQTHELRELCRAFAQKEIAPYAAAWSEQHRFPTEVFKKMGELGLMGLLAPAEYGGTDVGYVAYVAAMEEIGVADQSVAASWNAHLTIASLPLIRYGTHEQKERWLRPLAEGTHIGAFGLTEPTAGSDAASIRTRARREAGGWLIDGTKMFITNAGTDMSLGVSLLAVTSDDGDRRRYGTFFVPAGTKGFTLGQPLRKLGWNSSDTRELVFQDCWVPDDHLIGDDSGGLRQFLEVLDPGRISVAAVSLSLAEAALRLAVRQCREREQFGQPIAKFQAIAHKVADIATEVETARWLVYRAAWLADTGQPFSKAAAMAKLHASEVANRAASASLQIHGGYGYMRESEIARFYSDAKILEIGEGTSEIQRNVIARHVIGKV from the coding sequence ATGGACTTTTCCTTCGATGCGCAAACCCATGAGCTTCGCGAACTGTGCCGCGCATTCGCCCAGAAAGAGATCGCACCGTACGCGGCCGCCTGGTCCGAACAGCACCGGTTCCCCACCGAGGTGTTCAAGAAGATGGGCGAGCTGGGGCTGATGGGGCTGCTGGCCCCAGCAGAGTACGGCGGCACCGACGTGGGCTACGTCGCCTATGTGGCCGCGATGGAGGAGATCGGCGTTGCCGATCAGTCGGTTGCCGCCAGTTGGAATGCTCATCTGACCATCGCATCGCTGCCGCTGATCCGGTATGGGACGCATGAGCAGAAGGAGAGGTGGCTGCGCCCACTCGCCGAAGGCACTCACATCGGAGCGTTCGGCCTCACCGAACCCACAGCCGGCTCGGATGCCGCGTCAATCCGGACGCGCGCCCGCCGCGAGGCGGGAGGTTGGCTCATCGACGGCACCAAGATGTTCATCACCAACGCCGGCACCGATATGAGTCTCGGAGTCAGCTTGCTCGCCGTGACAAGCGACGACGGCGACCGAAGGCGGTACGGCACGTTCTTCGTGCCTGCGGGCACAAAAGGTTTCACGCTCGGCCAGCCACTGCGCAAGTTGGGCTGGAATTCCAGCGACACCCGCGAGCTCGTCTTCCAGGACTGTTGGGTTCCCGACGACCACCTGATCGGAGACGACAGCGGGGGGCTTCGCCAGTTCCTCGAGGTTCTCGACCCGGGTCGCATCAGCGTGGCAGCGGTGAGCCTTTCACTCGCCGAGGCAGCCCTTCGGCTGGCAGTGCGACAGTGCCGGGAGCGCGAGCAGTTCGGCCAGCCGATCGCGAAGTTTCAGGCGATTGCTCACAAGGTCGCCGACATCGCGACCGAGGTCGAAACGGCCCGCTGGCTGGTGTACCGGGCCGCGTGGCTGGCGGACACCGGGCAACCGTTCAGCAAAGCTGCGGCCATGGCCAAGCTGCACGCGTCAGAAGTGGCGAATCGCGCCGCCAGCGCCAGCCTGCAGATCCATGGCGGCTACGGCTACATGCGCGAATCGGAGATCGCCCGGTTCTACTCCGACGCCAAGATCCTCGAAATCGGAGAGGGCACCAGCGAGATCCAACGAAACGTTATCGCCCGGCATGTCATCGGAAAAGTGTGA
- a CDS encoding dehydrogenase E1 component subunit alpha/beta, which produces MVTDTSACSLSTEDLLEMYYRMLLIRSFEQRTSELYAAGRVPGFVHLSIGQEASAVGGCWPLRPSDGIVSNHRGHGHCLAKGADPKAMFGELMGKAVGTGSGMGGSMHIADFGCGIYGANGIVGAGLPIAVGVAEGFRQLGRDDVVVAFFGDGAIAQGAFHEAVNLAALRKLPVLFVCENNQYSEFSPFEEQHPVPVAARALSYGIDCTSVDGNDVVAVACAATSFVSRMRAAEGPFLLEAVTYRWHGHYEGDPMSYRTDEELAQWKQKDPIAALAGRLHDQVDHAVLSSLTERAETVISDAVDFADAAPPPDLSALFSSVEVPRAKPAPAQLDPITVGGDRGFKLMHAVHDALEYSLANDPSVFVAGVDVGAGNVFGLTRGLRDSFGGRVFNTPISETAVVGLAVGSAMTGCKPIVEIMYFDFIGVAFDQILNQAAKIHFMTGGRAPASLVIRTQFGSGRSSAAQHSQSLEALLAHIPGLTVVMPSTAEDTYGLLRAAVLDPNPVIFVEHRLQYGLKGNRPASDHVVPLGQAAIRRQGSDVTLVSWSRMVHTALSAADQVASDGIDVEVIDLRTVAPFDIDSILRSVRKTTRLVIAHEAHGRAGLGGEIAAQVADAAIWHLDGPIKRVTPPFTPAPYSPVLEQVWLPDPQKIVAAIREVVTE; this is translated from the coding sequence GTGGTGACTGATACCTCTGCGTGTTCCCTGTCGACCGAGGACCTGCTGGAGATGTACTACCGGATGCTGCTCATCCGGAGCTTTGAGCAACGGACGTCGGAGCTCTACGCAGCGGGCCGCGTGCCCGGATTCGTTCACTTGTCGATCGGGCAGGAGGCATCGGCGGTCGGAGGGTGCTGGCCGTTGCGGCCATCGGACGGGATCGTTTCCAACCACCGCGGGCATGGGCACTGCCTCGCGAAGGGTGCAGACCCCAAGGCGATGTTCGGTGAGTTGATGGGAAAGGCGGTCGGCACCGGCAGCGGAATGGGCGGGTCGATGCACATCGCTGACTTCGGCTGCGGGATCTATGGCGCCAACGGCATCGTCGGCGCCGGACTGCCGATTGCGGTGGGTGTTGCCGAAGGCTTCCGCCAGTTGGGTCGTGACGATGTCGTGGTCGCGTTCTTCGGGGACGGAGCCATCGCCCAGGGAGCCTTCCACGAAGCCGTGAATCTTGCGGCTCTGCGAAAGCTCCCGGTGCTCTTCGTATGCGAGAACAACCAGTATTCGGAGTTCTCGCCGTTCGAAGAACAGCATCCCGTCCCCGTGGCCGCCAGGGCGTTGTCCTATGGCATCGACTGCACATCGGTCGACGGAAACGACGTGGTGGCGGTGGCTTGCGCCGCAACCTCATTCGTATCTCGTATGCGCGCCGCCGAGGGTCCGTTCCTTCTGGAAGCGGTCACGTACCGCTGGCACGGCCACTACGAAGGCGATCCGATGTCGTATCGGACCGACGAGGAGTTGGCACAGTGGAAGCAGAAGGACCCGATCGCCGCGCTGGCCGGCAGACTGCATGATCAGGTTGACCACGCTGTGCTGTCGTCCCTCACCGAACGCGCCGAGACGGTGATTTCCGATGCTGTGGATTTCGCCGATGCCGCACCACCGCCGGATCTTTCGGCGCTGTTCAGTTCGGTCGAGGTGCCACGTGCGAAACCCGCACCGGCCCAGCTTGATCCGATTACGGTCGGCGGCGACCGCGGTTTCAAGCTCATGCACGCCGTTCACGACGCGCTGGAGTACTCGCTGGCGAACGATCCCTCGGTGTTCGTCGCCGGCGTCGACGTCGGCGCAGGCAACGTCTTCGGCCTCACTCGCGGCCTGCGCGACAGCTTCGGCGGCCGCGTCTTCAACACCCCGATTTCGGAAACTGCCGTAGTCGGACTTGCCGTGGGCTCAGCCATGACCGGCTGCAAACCCATCGTCGAGATCATGTACTTCGACTTCATCGGCGTCGCATTCGATCAAATCCTGAACCAGGCAGCCAAGATTCACTTCATGACCGGCGGCCGCGCGCCGGCCTCCCTGGTGATCAGGACCCAGTTCGGGTCCGGACGGTCATCGGCAGCCCAACACTCGCAGAGCCTGGAAGCCCTACTCGCGCACATCCCCGGTCTGACAGTGGTCATGCCGTCAACGGCAGAAGACACGTACGGCCTTCTTCGCGCAGCCGTTCTAGACCCCAACCCGGTGATCTTCGTCGAACACAGACTCCAATACGGGCTCAAGGGCAATCGCCCCGCTTCCGATCACGTAGTTCCCTTGGGGCAGGCGGCTATTCGGCGGCAGGGCTCCGACGTCACATTGGTCAGCTGGTCACGCATGGTGCACACCGCGCTCAGCGCGGCGGACCAGGTAGCGTCCGACGGGATCGACGTCGAGGTCATCGATCTTCGGACCGTCGCGCCGTTTGACATCGATTCGATTCTCCGGTCCGTTCGTAAGACCACACGACTCGTCATCGCACACGAGGCGCATGGCCGAGCAGGGCTGGGTGGCGAGATCGCGGCTCAAGTGGCCGACGCGGCGATATGGCACCTCGACGGCCCGATCAAGCGGGTGACCCCTCCCTTTACTCCTGCACCGTATTCGCCTGTCCTCGAGCAGGTTTGGCTTCCCGACCCGCAGAAGATCGTCGCGGCGATCCGCGAAGTGGTCACCGAATAG